The Babylonia areolata isolate BAREFJ2019XMU chromosome 17, ASM4173473v1, whole genome shotgun sequence genome has a window encoding:
- the LOC143291738 gene encoding galactosylceramide sulfotransferase-like isoform X1, protein MSPLTCTIRMCIWHFGRWFSLSFFARPAMRFFKAVRRRMIQKKIFTVTIIFGIAMFLAIFPVLQLDIRHYLVDSSSMVDPDDRPVPTNHPRHGQIYRKTGKQVVHGRSHGPGNPSWKSDGKTPPRRNTTSALDKPRAKRPPKQGKEKEYAWNANRTPGEVQHIIFVKVHKAGSTTLFNVFLRFSVSRQLNVFFPQRSNLLSVYSTQLRNLLPHPPSPPFLFDVLLNHVVLDPSQLRRHFPGDTRYVAVVRQPWHLVQSAFFYFRFRYIRKASSFEGFIRNQSAYEPPDPLQSFTNNRMSIDLGLPPRRLRDRSYIGTFLRHLDSLLDLVLVMERLDESLVLMKRMFNWTFKDIIYTKLNTHKHGHASSIQADAEVRRRFLEFQQFDVALYEHYVKVLEEKLAEQSDDFQQEVEAFVSVNNKVSNFCAHRPNTTVLLVPATTWSAEFSVVPAECAFMTANETSVNSWAKEKQLQRLAPLMSGGESAGKH, encoded by the exons AGAATGATACAGAAGAAAATCTTTACCGTCACCATCATTTTCGGAATCGCTATGTTTCTTGCCATTTTCCCCGTACTTCAGCTGGATATAAGACATTACCTCGTGGACTCTTCCTCAATGGTCGATCCTGACGACAGACCAGTTCCGACGAACCACCCCCGTCATGGACAAATCTACAGAAAAACGGGCAAGCAGGTAGTGCACGGGCGTTCTCATGGCCCGGGGAATCCTTCCTGGAAGAGCGATGGAAAGACGCCTCCCAGGCGGAACACCACTTCCGCCCTCGACAAACCTCGCGCCAAACGACCACCAAAACAGGGCAAGGAGAAGGAGTATGCGTGGAACGCCAACAGAACTCCAGGGGAGGTGCAGCACATTATCTTTGTCAAG GTTCACAAGGCGGGGAGCACCACGCTGTTCAACGTGTTCCTCAGGTTCTCCGTCAGTCGCCAGCTGAACGTGTTCTTCCCTCAACGCAGCAACCTCCTGTCCGTGTACAGCACTCAACTCAGGAACCTGCtgccccaccccccgtccccgcccTTTCTCTTCGACGTTCTGCTGAACCACGTGGTCCTGGACCCTTCCCAGCTCCGCCGACACTTCCCGGGCGACACGCGCTACGTGGCCGTGGTGAGACAGCCCTGGCATCTCGTGCAGTCCGCCTTCTTCTACTTCCGCTTCCGATACATCAGGAAGGCCAGCAGCTTCGAGGGCTTCATCCGCAACCAGTCTGCCTACGAGCCCCCCGACCCCctgcagtccttcacaaacaacaGGATGAGCATAGACCTGGGCCTGCCCCCGAGACGCCTGAGGGACAGGTCCTACATCGGCACCTTCCTCCGTCATCTGGACAGCCTTCTGGACCTGGTTCTGGTCATGGAGCGCCTGGACGAGTCTCTGGTGCTGATGAAGCGGATGTTCAACTGGACCTTCAAGGACATCATCTACACCAAGCTCAACACTCACAAGCACGGGCACGCCTCAAGCATCCAGGCGGATGCCGAGGTGAGGCGACGCTTCCTGGAGTTTCAGCAGTTCGACGTGGCTCTCTATGAACACTACGTCAAGGTGCTGGAGGAAAAGCTGGCGGAGCAGAGTGATGATTTCCAGCAGGAAGTGGAGGCTTTCGTCAGCGTCAACAACAAAGTGTCCAACTTCTGTGCACACCGTCCCAACACGACCGTGCTGCTCGTGCCTGCCACCACGTGGAGTGCCGAGTTCAGCGTCGTCCCTGCAGAGTGTGCCTTCATGACAGCAAACGAAACATCGGTGAATTCCTGGGCAAAGGAGAAACAGCTTCAGAGACTGGCTCCTCTGATGTCTGGGGGAGAGAGCGCTGGAAAGCACTGA
- the LOC143291738 gene encoding galactose-3-O-sulfotransferase 2-like isoform X2, with amino-acid sequence MIQKKIFTVTIIFGIAMFLAIFPVLQLDIRHYLVDSSSMVDPDDRPVPTNHPRHGQIYRKTGKQVVHGRSHGPGNPSWKSDGKTPPRRNTTSALDKPRAKRPPKQGKEKEYAWNANRTPGEVQHIIFVKVHKAGSTTLFNVFLRFSVSRQLNVFFPQRSNLLSVYSTQLRNLLPHPPSPPFLFDVLLNHVVLDPSQLRRHFPGDTRYVAVVRQPWHLVQSAFFYFRFRYIRKASSFEGFIRNQSAYEPPDPLQSFTNNRMSIDLGLPPRRLRDRSYIGTFLRHLDSLLDLVLVMERLDESLVLMKRMFNWTFKDIIYTKLNTHKHGHASSIQADAEVRRRFLEFQQFDVALYEHYVKVLEEKLAEQSDDFQQEVEAFVSVNNKVSNFCAHRPNTTVLLVPATTWSAEFSVVPAECAFMTANETSVNSWAKEKQLQRLAPLMSGGESAGKH; translated from the exons ATGATACAGAAGAAAATCTTTACCGTCACCATCATTTTCGGAATCGCTATGTTTCTTGCCATTTTCCCCGTACTTCAGCTGGATATAAGACATTACCTCGTGGACTCTTCCTCAATGGTCGATCCTGACGACAGACCAGTTCCGACGAACCACCCCCGTCATGGACAAATCTACAGAAAAACGGGCAAGCAGGTAGTGCACGGGCGTTCTCATGGCCCGGGGAATCCTTCCTGGAAGAGCGATGGAAAGACGCCTCCCAGGCGGAACACCACTTCCGCCCTCGACAAACCTCGCGCCAAACGACCACCAAAACAGGGCAAGGAGAAGGAGTATGCGTGGAACGCCAACAGAACTCCAGGGGAGGTGCAGCACATTATCTTTGTCAAG GTTCACAAGGCGGGGAGCACCACGCTGTTCAACGTGTTCCTCAGGTTCTCCGTCAGTCGCCAGCTGAACGTGTTCTTCCCTCAACGCAGCAACCTCCTGTCCGTGTACAGCACTCAACTCAGGAACCTGCtgccccaccccccgtccccgcccTTTCTCTTCGACGTTCTGCTGAACCACGTGGTCCTGGACCCTTCCCAGCTCCGCCGACACTTCCCGGGCGACACGCGCTACGTGGCCGTGGTGAGACAGCCCTGGCATCTCGTGCAGTCCGCCTTCTTCTACTTCCGCTTCCGATACATCAGGAAGGCCAGCAGCTTCGAGGGCTTCATCCGCAACCAGTCTGCCTACGAGCCCCCCGACCCCctgcagtccttcacaaacaacaGGATGAGCATAGACCTGGGCCTGCCCCCGAGACGCCTGAGGGACAGGTCCTACATCGGCACCTTCCTCCGTCATCTGGACAGCCTTCTGGACCTGGTTCTGGTCATGGAGCGCCTGGACGAGTCTCTGGTGCTGATGAAGCGGATGTTCAACTGGACCTTCAAGGACATCATCTACACCAAGCTCAACACTCACAAGCACGGGCACGCCTCAAGCATCCAGGCGGATGCCGAGGTGAGGCGACGCTTCCTGGAGTTTCAGCAGTTCGACGTGGCTCTCTATGAACACTACGTCAAGGTGCTGGAGGAAAAGCTGGCGGAGCAGAGTGATGATTTCCAGCAGGAAGTGGAGGCTTTCGTCAGCGTCAACAACAAAGTGTCCAACTTCTGTGCACACCGTCCCAACACGACCGTGCTGCTCGTGCCTGCCACCACGTGGAGTGCCGAGTTCAGCGTCGTCCCTGCAGAGTGTGCCTTCATGACAGCAAACGAAACATCGGTGAATTCCTGGGCAAAGGAGAAACAGCTTCAGAGACTGGCTCCTCTGATGTCTGGGGGAGAGAGCGCTGGAAAGCACTGA